A genomic segment from Bartonella ancashensis encodes:
- a CDS encoding uracil-DNA glycosylase, translated as MTVHERIQLFCLEPPSNCNLCPRLHNFIAHWRLKEPHWHNAPVSPFFPYRGAETTRLLIVGLAPGLRGANRTGRPFTGDYAGQLLYSTLKKFSFARGNFEERIDDTLELIDTTIVNSVRCVPPENKPSSTEINTCRSFFSPLFENLPKLQAVITLGNIAHLSTIRALNARATSYPFGHGKTYNIGKLRIFSSYHCSRYNTNTGRLTNAMFHQIFHDARMYLDQHCNH; from the coding sequence ATGACAGTTCATGAACGAATACAACTTTTTTGCCTGGAACCACCTTCAAATTGTAATTTATGTCCACGTCTCCATAATTTTATCGCTCATTGGCGCTTAAAAGAACCCCACTGGCATAACGCACCTGTAAGTCCTTTTTTTCCTTATAGGGGTGCGGAAACAACGCGCCTCCTCATCGTGGGACTGGCCCCTGGATTGCGTGGAGCAAATAGAACTGGACGCCCTTTTACAGGTGACTATGCCGGTCAGCTTCTTTATTCTACTCTGAAAAAGTTTAGTTTTGCTCGAGGGAATTTTGAAGAACGGATCGATGATACCCTAGAACTCATCGATACGACAATAGTCAATTCAGTTCGTTGTGTTCCCCCAGAAAATAAACCTTCTAGTACCGAAATTAACACTTGTCGATCTTTCTTCTCACCTCTTTTCGAAAATCTTCCTAAACTTCAAGCTGTTATCACCCTCGGAAATATTGCTCATCTTTCAACCATACGTGCCCTCAACGCACGAGCAACATCATACCCTTTTGGTCACGGAAAAACATACAACATAGGTAAATTACGTATTTTCTCAAGCTACCATTGTTCACGTTATAACACTAACACTGGTCGGCTGACGAATGCCATGTTTCATCAAATTTTTCACGACGCAAGAATGTACCTAGATCAACATTGCAACCACTAA
- the smpB gene encoding SsrA-binding protein SmpB: MNKRKNLPIRKVIAENRKARFNFELFEHLEAGLVLHGTEVKSLRSNHANIAESYASFEYGELWLVNSHIPEYEQANRFNHEPRRLRKLLISSREMARFFNAVSREGMTIVPLRIYFNERGRVKLEIALARGKKLHDKRETEKKRDWNREKEKLLKQYRL, translated from the coding sequence ATGAATAAAAGAAAAAATCTACCAATACGTAAGGTAATCGCGGAGAATCGCAAGGCGCGTTTTAATTTTGAACTTTTCGAGCATCTTGAGGCTGGTCTTGTGCTTCATGGAACAGAAGTTAAGTCTTTGCGTTCTAATCATGCTAATATTGCTGAGAGTTATGCTAGTTTTGAATATGGGGAATTATGGTTAGTTAATAGTCATATCCCTGAATATGAGCAAGCAAACCGATTTAATCATGAACCGCGTCGTTTGCGAAAATTACTCATATCATCTCGTGAAATGGCACGTTTCTTCAATGCAGTTTCTCGTGAAGGGATGACCATTGTTCCGCTGAGAATTTATTTTAATGAACGAGGACGTGTCAAATTGGAGATCGCATTAGCACGTGGTAAAAAGCTTCACGATAAACGTGAAACAGAAAAGAAACGTGATTGGAATCGTGAAAAAGAAAAATTATTGAAGCAATATAGGTTGTAG
- a CDS encoding energy transducer TonB, translating to MSYANIERLSVVWICAFFVAIFLHFAFWMQFYFHKMSVASRQGDVFFPTVMLTFTQEGAQSDLDEEFHSDFLDFGKDSQEMLELVAYEDGSKEIQSFEEQEFISNRSDFIVQEFQKKASLPEEKSEVGEESKVEELSITQKNQRNKGHTETAQLSTFGKHNSTRMYDNTLLAQWFAKLQAQLERQKKYLMRKRIRHVNGIVQLEFKVQEQGEVVFYRIAQSSGNNELDHLAIVALQRASFPPPPYSNINEKIRVSLIFN from the coding sequence ATGAGTTATGCAAATATTGAACGATTATCGGTTGTTTGGATATGTGCATTTTTTGTTGCTATTTTTCTGCATTTTGCATTTTGGATGCAATTTTATTTCCACAAAATGAGTGTAGCGAGCAGACAGGGAGATGTTTTTTTTCCGACGGTTATGCTGACTTTTACGCAAGAGGGTGCACAGTCCGATCTAGATGAAGAATTTCATTCCGATTTTTTAGATTTTGGGAAAGATAGTCAAGAAATGTTGGAGTTAGTTGCATATGAAGATGGATCAAAAGAGATTCAATCTTTTGAGGAACAAGAATTTATTTCGAACAGAAGTGATTTTATAGTGCAAGAGTTTCAAAAAAAAGCATCTCTTCCGGAGGAAAAGAGCGAAGTAGGGGAAGAGAGCAAGGTAGAAGAATTATCAATAACACAAAAAAATCAACGCAATAAAGGCCATACAGAAACTGCACAATTATCTACTTTTGGTAAGCACAATAGTACGAGAATGTACGATAATACTTTGTTGGCACAGTGGTTTGCGAAGTTGCAGGCACAATTGGAAAGACAAAAAAAATACCTTATGCGAAAACGTATTCGCCATGTAAATGGGATTGTGCAGTTAGAATTTAAGGTGCAGGAACAGGGAGAAGTCGTTTTTTACCGTATAGCGCAGTCTTCCGGAAATAATGAACTAGATCATTTAGCTATAGTAGCACTTCAACGAGCTTCTTTTCCTCCTCCCCCGTATTCGAATATAAACGAAAAAATAAGAGTGTCTCTAATATTTAATTAG
- a CDS encoding RelA/SpoT family protein, with the protein MMHQYELVERIRHYKPNVNEALLKKAYVYAMQKHGRQKRASGDLYFSHPLEVAAILTDMRLDEATIVVALLHDTIEDTDATRAEIDHLFGSEIGKLVEGLTKLKKLDFVSKKAVQAENLRKLLIAISDDFRVLLVKLADRLHNMRTLGVMCDDKRRWIAEETMDIYAPLAGRMGMQDMREELEDLSFFYLNPEGYSAITDKLSDLLERNRDLLFTIENELMKLFSEHNIKADVKSRQKRPYSVFRKMESKALSFGQLSDIFGFRVIVETVCDCYRALGIIHTTWSMVPGRFKDYISTPKQNGYRSIHTTIVGPSRQRVELQIRTNIMDKIAEYGVAAHSIYRDYGANHSIPKFLNEMNAYAWLCQTIQALLDGDNPEEFLEHTKLELFQDQVFCFTPKGRLIALPKGAIPIDFAYAVHTDIGNSCVGVKTNGCVMPLMTKLKNGDEVDIIRAQVRVPPAAWEFLVVTGKARSAIRRATRAAVRKQYSELGYRVLERSFECAGKQFSKDVLQKFLHRLARKDVEDVLASVGCGELQASDVIKAIYPDYQDQRLIQRLSFKPEEDGWFNIENAQGMIFKVPENEKDKTLEGEHQRKELPIRGISGDIPVRFSPEGAVPGDRIVGIMQPGAGIIIYPIQSPSLMAYDDQPERWIDVRWDINAEMDERFPSRINVLAINNPGSLAEISQIIFANDANIQNLSLIRMAPDFTEIIIDLEVWDLKYLNRILSQLKESSSVSVARRVHG; encoded by the coding sequence ATGATGCATCAGTATGAGCTTGTTGAGCGTATTCGGCATTATAAGCCTAACGTCAATGAAGCTTTATTGAAGAAAGCATATGTCTATGCAATGCAGAAGCATGGTCGTCAGAAGCGTGCTTCTGGTGATCTTTATTTTTCTCATCCTCTTGAAGTGGCTGCTATTTTAACGGATATGCGTTTGGATGAAGCTACAATTGTGGTTGCTCTCCTACATGATACGATCGAGGATACAGACGCTACAAGGGCAGAAATTGACCATCTTTTTGGATCTGAAATTGGTAAGTTGGTTGAAGGGCTCACTAAGCTTAAAAAGCTTGATTTTGTGTCAAAGAAAGCTGTACAGGCAGAAAATTTGCGAAAACTGCTTATTGCGATTTCAGATGATTTTCGCGTTCTTTTAGTTAAGTTAGCAGATCGTCTCCATAATATGCGTACTCTTGGAGTCATGTGCGATGATAAGCGTCGCTGGATTGCTGAAGAAACAATGGATATTTATGCACCTCTTGCTGGTCGTATGGGGATGCAAGATATGCGAGAAGAATTGGAAGACCTATCCTTTTTCTATTTAAATCCAGAAGGATACAGTGCTATCACTGATAAGCTTTCTGATCTCTTGGAACGTAATCGTGATTTGCTTTTTACGATTGAAAACGAGTTAATGAAGCTTTTTTCCGAGCATAACATCAAGGCTGATGTCAAAAGTCGCCAAAAAAGACCTTATTCTGTTTTTCGCAAAATGGAGAGTAAAGCTTTATCCTTTGGGCAATTATCTGATATTTTTGGGTTTCGTGTAATCGTTGAAACAGTTTGTGATTGCTACCGTGCTTTAGGAATTATCCATACTACGTGGTCGATGGTTCCTGGACGTTTTAAGGACTATATTTCAACACCTAAACAAAATGGTTATCGTTCAATTCATACGACAATTGTTGGCCCTTCACGGCAACGTGTTGAATTGCAAATTAGAACGAATATCATGGATAAAATCGCAGAATATGGTGTAGCAGCGCATTCCATTTACAGGGATTATGGAGCTAATCATTCGATTCCAAAATTTTTGAATGAGATGAATGCCTATGCATGGTTGTGTCAAACAATTCAGGCTTTATTGGATGGGGACAATCCTGAAGAGTTTTTAGAGCATACGAAGCTTGAACTTTTTCAAGATCAGGTTTTTTGTTTTACGCCAAAAGGACGGTTAATTGCCTTGCCAAAGGGCGCCATACCCATTGATTTTGCTTACGCTGTTCATACTGATATAGGTAATTCCTGTGTTGGGGTAAAGACTAATGGTTGTGTTATGCCTTTGATGACCAAGTTAAAAAATGGTGATGAAGTTGATATTATTCGTGCACAGGTTCGAGTTCCACCAGCTGCGTGGGAGTTTCTTGTTGTAACAGGGAAGGCACGTTCAGCAATCCGTCGAGCGACACGTGCAGCGGTTCGTAAGCAATATTCGGAGCTTGGGTACCGTGTTCTTGAACGTTCATTTGAATGTGCAGGAAAACAATTTTCTAAGGATGTTTTGCAGAAATTTTTACACCGTTTGGCTCGTAAAGATGTAGAAGATGTGTTGGCATCTGTTGGTTGTGGGGAGTTGCAGGCTTCTGATGTTATCAAGGCGATTTATCCAGATTACCAAGACCAACGGTTGATTCAAAGATTATCTTTTAAACCTGAAGAAGATGGGTGGTTTAATATTGAAAACGCACAAGGTATGATTTTTAAGGTTCCTGAAAATGAAAAGGATAAGACTTTAGAAGGAGAACATCAACGTAAAGAGCTTCCCATTCGAGGCATTAGTGGAGATATTCCAGTGCGATTTTCTCCCGAAGGTGCTGTTCCAGGGGATCGGATTGTTGGCATTATGCAGCCAGGTGCAGGTATTATTATTTATCCTATTCAATCTCCATCTTTAATGGCTTATGATGATCAGCCGGAGCGCTGGATTGATGTGCGCTGGGATATCAATGCCGAGATGGATGAGCGTTTTCCTTCCAGAATCAATGTGTTAGCTATTAATAATCCTGGTTCATTGGCTGAAATTTCTCAGATCATTTTTGCTAATGATGCAAATATCCAAAATTTATCATTAATCCGCATGGCACCAGATTTTACAGAAATTATAATCGATTTGGAGGTCTGGGATTTAAAGTATTTGAATCGGATTCTATCTCAGTTAAAAGAATCAAGTTCTGTTAGTGTAGCACGTCGAGTACATGGATGA
- the dapA gene encoding 4-hydroxy-tetrahydrodipicolinate synthase, producing MLRGALTALITPFREDCSIDEKAFCDFVEWQVKQGINGVVPVGTTGESPTLNHEEHKRVVELCVEQVARRVAVVAGAGSNSTDEAVELAQHAEKSGADAVLVVTPYYNKPNQRGIYAHFATIAKAVSIPIVIYNIPGRSVVDMTVETMGELSKNFKNIVGVKDATSRIERVGEQREKCGKVFAQLSGDDRTALGFNAHGGVGCISVSSNVAPKLCVELYSACLRGDYRTALELNDRLTPLNHAIFVEPNPAGIKYAAARLGICLDVVRLPIVPLEDSTKRMIDAALQYAGLIEE from the coding sequence ATGCTCAGAGGAGCATTAACCGCACTTATTACACCTTTTCGCGAAGATTGTTCCATTGATGAAAAGGCATTTTGTGATTTTGTTGAGTGGCAGGTTAAGCAAGGTATCAATGGTGTAGTTCCTGTTGGGACTACAGGTGAGTCGCCTACTTTAAATCACGAGGAACATAAGAGGGTTGTTGAGTTATGTGTTGAGCAAGTTGCCCGGCGCGTTGCTGTAGTTGCAGGGGCAGGTTCAAATAGTACAGATGAGGCTGTAGAGCTTGCACAGCATGCTGAAAAATCTGGCGCAGATGCGGTTTTAGTCGTAACTCCTTATTACAACAAGCCTAATCAAAGAGGGATATATGCTCACTTTGCAACTATTGCTAAAGCTGTTTCTATTCCAATTGTAATCTACAACATTCCAGGGCGTTCTGTTGTTGATATGACGGTAGAAACTATGGGAGAGCTTTCTAAGAATTTTAAAAATATCGTTGGTGTTAAGGATGCGACGAGTAGAATTGAGCGAGTGGGTGAGCAACGAGAAAAATGTGGGAAAGTTTTTGCACAGCTTTCTGGAGATGATCGCACAGCGTTGGGATTTAATGCTCATGGAGGCGTTGGATGTATTTCCGTTTCATCTAATGTAGCTCCGAAGCTTTGTGTAGAGCTTTATTCCGCGTGTCTCCGTGGTGATTATAGGACGGCGCTAGAACTCAATGATCGTTTGACACCTCTTAATCACGCTATATTTGTTGAGCCGAATCCTGCAGGCATTAAATATGCAGCTGCACGGTTAGGAATTTGTCTTGATGTTGTTCGTTTACCGATCGTTCCACTAGAAGACAGCACCAAGAGGATGATTGATGCGGCTTTGCAATATGCTGGCCTCATTGAAGAGTAA
- the pyrE gene encoding orotate phosphoribosyltransferase produces the protein MNTQGVIDIFKQANAILHGHFILTSGRHSAVYIHKARVFMHAELTEKLCYSLAQKIKSHVKGTIDYVVGPAIGGLIPAYETSRHLGVPSLWVERENGVFRLRRFEIKKGARVVIVEDIVTTGLSIRETIEALILAGADVVASACILDRSGGNVDVGVPLIALAEYEIESYDADALPTELSVLPAVKLGSRNI, from the coding sequence ATGAATACGCAAGGTGTAATTGATATTTTTAAACAAGCAAATGCTATTTTACATGGACATTTTATTTTAACGTCTGGTCGTCATAGTGCTGTTTATATCCACAAAGCAAGAGTATTTATGCATGCTGAGTTGACAGAAAAATTGTGCTACAGTCTCGCCCAAAAAATCAAAAGTCACGTTAAAGGAACGATAGATTATGTAGTTGGTCCTGCGATTGGTGGTCTTATTCCTGCATATGAAACATCGCGTCATTTAGGAGTGCCGTCTCTTTGGGTAGAGCGTGAGAATGGTGTATTCCGTTTGCGTCGTTTTGAAATTAAAAAAGGTGCAAGAGTTGTTATTGTTGAAGATATTGTAACAACGGGTCTTTCTATTCGCGAGACAATAGAAGCTCTCATTTTGGCAGGAGCAGATGTTGTCGCAAGCGCATGTATACTTGACCGTTCTGGTGGAAATGTTGACGTTGGAGTGCCATTGATTGCGTTAGCTGAGTATGAAATAGAGTCTTATGATGCTGATGCATTGCCTACAGAACTTTCCGTGCTTCCAGCTGTCAAATTAGGGAGTAGAAATATTTAA
- the rpoZ gene encoding DNA-directed RNA polymerase subunit omega: MARVTVEDCLDKVDNRFELVLLAGHRARQISQGAQITVDRDNDKNPVVALREIADEILSPADLKEDLIHSLQKHVEVDEPETVTDFISHSGKSEALGASSEEENCSFDYMTEEDLLAGIEGLVVPEKSDDY; this comes from the coding sequence ATGGCTCGCGTGACAGTAGAAGATTGTCTCGATAAGGTTGATAATCGTTTTGAGTTAGTACTTTTGGCTGGGCATCGTGCTCGTCAGATTTCACAGGGAGCACAGATTACTGTTGATCGTGATAATGACAAAAATCCGGTTGTGGCTTTGCGTGAGATAGCGGATGAAATTTTGTCTCCTGCTGATTTGAAAGAAGACCTCATTCATTCATTGCAAAAGCATGTAGAAGTAGATGAACCAGAGACGGTCACTGATTTTATTTCCCATTCAGGAAAGTCTGAAGCTTTAGGTGCTTCGTCAGAAGAAGAGAACTGTTCGTTTGATTATATGACAGAAGAAGATCTTTTAGCTGGTATTGAGGGTTTGGTTGTTCCAGAAAAGAGCGATGATTACTGA
- a CDS encoding DUF2062 domain-containing protein, which produces MLFDHRKLVALGERVWGFVQRHCSFFRYMYRRVLCISAEPHRVALGFSMGVFSAFSPFLGLHIILAVFFSWVFRGNFTAAVIGTIFSNPLTFFFIIAADYKVGHLLLWSFDSGDAISFSQISMMFNNLTFSQAWLFFLRTWDLILVPMIVGGTFLGFIFGSLSYVGIYRVVTRFQKRGTRR; this is translated from the coding sequence ATGCTTTTTGATCATCGAAAGTTAGTAGCTCTTGGAGAGCGGGTGTGGGGTTTTGTTCAGCGACATTGCTCGTTTTTTCGCTATATGTATAGGCGTGTTTTGTGTATATCAGCAGAGCCTCATAGGGTAGCGTTAGGGTTTTCTATGGGAGTTTTTTCAGCTTTTTCTCCCTTTCTAGGATTGCATATCATTCTGGCGGTGTTTTTTTCTTGGGTTTTTCGCGGTAATTTTACTGCAGCAGTTATAGGAACTATTTTTTCGAATCCGCTGACGTTTTTTTTCATTATTGCCGCTGATTATAAAGTAGGGCATCTCCTTTTATGGTCTTTTGATTCTGGTGATGCGATATCTTTTTCTCAAATTAGCATGATGTTCAATAATTTGACATTTTCTCAGGCGTGGTTGTTTTTTTTACGCACGTGGGACTTGATTCTGGTGCCGATGATTGTGGGTGGTACTTTTTTGGGTTTTATTTTTGGAAGTTTGTCTTACGTAGGCATCTATAGAGTGGTGACTCGTTTCCAAAAAAGAGGAACCAGGAGATAA